The following are encoded together in the Weissella soli genome:
- a CDS encoding type II restriction enzyme — protein MVRGLKNEVWTAFLESDPTFYEKLNQKELIEFTAKEVNMISKELRGPDFRNLSKFDKREDLPDIFIEQQINIMPLSTSKYIIGNMEEYAEFKGGQPDSLHQYKVPELLTLQGKVTNWNENSWISAAIAVGGFQNAFDETELVRTLNGRMGGGRWQFNIASVTKDYVNSIILDNPQIEIDAILESGKAIYVIEAKRVKESNFLVRQLYFPYRKLLSDLKIWNKPIYPVFFEIDSAAQYARIRVFEFVDASSYNSINEVKRFEFQLIDNEVTDATKDGLLAFAQHVETRQTPAELFPQANDMSKIITLLVELGKTPMKNSDIAVMFGFDPRQSDYYGNFLLYFNLVQKNIEGEFELSLVGRQVASLSGVSRNLAIVHEIFHTRLFNRVGQAYLKGHKMNGHEIVAMMRDEHLQLSESTMKRRASTVVAMMEWMLLQVTD, from the coding sequence ATGGTTAGGGGATTAAAAAATGAGGTGTGGACAGCATTCCTAGAGAGTGATCCAACGTTTTATGAAAAGCTAAATCAAAAAGAATTAATCGAGTTCACGGCTAAAGAAGTGAATATGATTTCGAAAGAATTACGCGGTCCAGATTTTCGTAATCTATCTAAGTTTGATAAGCGTGAAGATTTACCAGATATTTTTATTGAACAACAAATCAACATTATGCCTCTCTCAACGTCAAAGTACATTATTGGGAATATGGAAGAGTATGCTGAGTTTAAAGGTGGTCAACCTGACTCACTACATCAATATAAAGTCCCGGAGTTACTTACATTGCAGGGTAAGGTCACCAATTGGAATGAAAATAGTTGGATAAGTGCGGCCATAGCAGTTGGTGGTTTTCAAAATGCATTCGATGAGACGGAATTAGTCAGAACACTGAATGGTCGGATGGGTGGCGGCCGGTGGCAATTCAATATTGCTAGCGTTACGAAGGATTACGTCAACTCCATCATTTTGGATAATCCGCAAATTGAAATTGATGCCATTTTAGAATCGGGAAAAGCAATTTATGTTATTGAAGCCAAACGTGTGAAAGAATCGAATTTTTTGGTTCGACAGCTTTATTTTCCATATCGTAAATTACTGTCGGATCTTAAAATTTGGAATAAGCCGATTTATCCAGTATTCTTTGAGATAGATTCTGCTGCACAGTACGCTCGAATTAGAGTCTTTGAATTTGTTGATGCCTCAAGCTACAACAGTATTAATGAAGTCAAACGATTTGAATTTCAACTAATTGATAATGAGGTTACTGATGCTACTAAGGACGGTTTGTTAGCATTTGCGCAACATGTTGAAACACGGCAGACGCCTGCAGAGTTATTTCCACAAGCAAATGATATGAGTAAAATCATTACTTTGTTGGTTGAACTCGGAAAAACCCCGATGAAAAATTCTGACATCGCGGTGATGTTTGGGTTTGATCCTAGACAGTCCGATTATTATGGTAATTTTTTGTTGTATTTTAATTTGGTACAAAAAAATATTGAAGGCGAGTTTGAACTTTCTCTAGTCGGGAGGCAGGTCGCTTCGCTTTCTGGAGTTTCGAGAAATTTAGCCATTGTCCATGAAATTTTTCATACGAGATTGTTTAATCGAGTTGGGCAAGCGTATTTGAAAGGACACAAAATGAATGGACATGAAATTGTGGCGATGATGCGTGATGAGCATTTACAATTAAGCGAGTCAACAATGAAACGCAGGGCTTCTACGGTAGTGGCGATGATGGAGTGGATGTTGCTACAAGTTACTGATTAA
- a CDS encoding amino acid ABC transporter substrate-binding protein — protein sequence MKKINWRKQIIGNSIVLAVVVALIGLIWFRASANQDTWAKTTADKTVVVGLDDTYVPMGFRDKNGKLVGYDVDLARATFKKLGLKVKFQPIDWSMKETELKTGHIDMIWNGYTITAQRAKKVAFSTPYHKDRQVLVSMVSSQIKQTSDMKGLTLGLQTGSAGASEYNQYKSVLKDQVKDAVQYDTFDKALNDLQVGRIDAVLIDSDYAGYYVSHEKNPSDFKITTIKEFPQDEYGVGFRKGDATLRAKVNKQLAKFQKDGTIDDISKKYFGTKNND from the coding sequence ATGAAGAAAATCAATTGGCGTAAACAAATTATTGGTAACAGTATCGTGTTAGCAGTTGTGGTGGCTTTAATCGGATTAATCTGGTTCCGCGCATCTGCTAATCAGGATACCTGGGCCAAGACCACGGCGGATAAGACGGTCGTGGTTGGATTAGATGACACCTACGTACCCATGGGCTTCCGTGATAAGAACGGCAAGTTGGTCGGTTATGACGTTGATTTAGCGCGGGCGACGTTCAAGAAATTGGGCTTGAAAGTTAAATTCCAACCAATTGACTGGTCAATGAAGGAAACGGAACTCAAGACCGGTCACATCGACATGATTTGGAATGGGTACACAATCACCGCCCAACGTGCGAAAAAGGTGGCCTTCTCAACGCCTTATCACAAGGACCGCCAAGTACTAGTCTCAATGGTTTCCTCACAGATTAAGCAGACTTCTGACATGAAGGGATTGACGCTTGGGTTGCAAACGGGTTCCGCTGGTGCCAGTGAATATAACCAATACAAGTCAGTTTTGAAAGATCAAGTTAAGGATGCAGTACAATATGACACCTTTGATAAGGCGCTGAATGACTTGCAGGTTGGCCGGATTGATGCCGTTTTGATTGATAGTGATTATGCTGGTTACTATGTCTCTCACGAAAAGAATCCATCAGATTTCAAAATCACCACGATTAAGGAATTCCCACAAGATGAGTATGGGGTTGGCTTCCGTAAGGGTGACGCCACCCTGCGTGCGAAGGTTAATAAGCAGCTTGCCAAGTTCCAAAAAGATGGCACCATTGATGATATTTCAAAGAAGTATTTTGGTACCAAGAACAACGATTAA
- a CDS encoding fluoride efflux transporter FluC — protein MMVQVVMAGGGAFFGSIGRYALLQWAPKWFGKASKWMVMVINLSAAFLIGLAYGLKLGDVASAFWMAGILGGYSTFSAPIVELVDALQAPSELPVVVGKTVLAFAGGLPVLMAGIWVAQNL, from the coding sequence ATGATGGTACAGGTTGTCATGGCTGGTGGTGGTGCGTTTTTTGGCTCGATTGGCCGATACGCGTTACTACAATGGGCACCAAAATGGTTTGGCAAAGCCAGCAAGTGGATGGTGATGGTCATCAATCTTTCGGCGGCTTTCCTGATTGGTTTAGCCTATGGTCTCAAGCTAGGAGATGTCGCGAGTGCTTTTTGGATGGCCGGCATTTTAGGGGGCTATTCGACTTTTTCAGCACCGATTGTCGAATTGGTCGATGCGTTGCAAGCACCGAGTGAGCTACCAGTAGTGGTTGGAAAAACAGTTCTGGCATTTGCTGGGGGACTACCGGTGTTAATGGCTGGTATCTGGGTGGCACAAAACTTATAA
- a CDS encoding DUF4230 domain-containing protein → MFELANKKRSSKRSSLQKTKIILIIVVVSFIAGLLIGGYWARSMYVAGQSSSTKIYQTERDSYTSIKSLEKVHEVVFVTAGIQDVERRVNSTKLLWTKLNIPLSKKQVILILNYEAKFGIDKSVQLQKDGNTIHVTVPKFKVIGVKPDEKIAYQVFDSSGQLLSGSTKDIDTGKVVVEQLSTKKQEKYLKHYDKLLKESATNYYQSVIHAIDKKYQVKVTFAK, encoded by the coding sequence ATGTTCGAATTAGCTAATAAGAAAAGATCATCAAAGCGTTCATCTTTGCAAAAAACCAAGATCATCTTGATTATAGTAGTTGTTAGTTTTATTGCAGGATTATTAATTGGTGGCTATTGGGCTAGAAGTATGTATGTGGCTGGGCAGTCATCATCAACTAAAATCTATCAAACAGAACGCGATTCATATACCTCTATTAAGTCACTAGAAAAGGTGCACGAAGTAGTATTTGTAACGGCTGGGATTCAAGATGTGGAACGCCGGGTAAATAGCACTAAATTGCTATGGACTAAACTGAATATTCCACTTAGTAAAAAACAAGTTATTTTGATTCTTAATTATGAAGCTAAATTTGGTATAGATAAAAGTGTTCAGCTACAAAAAGATGGTAATACCATCCACGTTACAGTGCCAAAGTTCAAAGTGATTGGTGTTAAACCTGATGAAAAAATTGCTTACCAAGTATTTGATTCATCAGGCCAATTATTAAGTGGTTCGACAAAAGATATCGACACGGGTAAGGTAGTCGTTGAACAACTGTCAACTAAGAAGCAAGAAAAGTACTTGAAGCATTATGATAAATTGCTTAAAGAGTCAGCGACAAATTACTACCAATCAGTAATTCATGCCATTGATAAGAAGTATCAAGTCAAAGTTACCTTTGCAAAATAA
- a CDS encoding fluoride efflux transporter FluC: MTMKTILAVGLGGIIGGGLRELIELVMANAAPVGTIMINLTGTFLSALAVVLIAGNLQQVTQVTSDFVLVGILGAFTTYSSMLLEMVKYPIGVALAEVSISIIGGVIAVFLARWLGGKLVKNG; this comes from the coding sequence ATGACTATGAAAACAATCCTCGCCGTGGGCCTTGGTGGCATTATCGGTGGTGGTTTACGAGAATTAATCGAATTAGTAATGGCGAATGCAGCCCCAGTAGGCACAATCATGATTAACCTAACGGGGACTTTTCTATCAGCTTTAGCCGTTGTGTTAATCGCTGGCAATTTGCAACAAGTCACCCAAGTAACGAGTGATTTTGTCTTAGTAGGGATCCTTGGCGCCTTTACAACTTATTCATCAATGTTGTTAGAGATGGTGAAGTATCCAATCGGGGTGGCGCTGGCTGAGGTCAGCATTAGTATCATTGGTGGTGTGATCGCCGTCTTCTTGGCGCGTTGGCTTGGTGGAAAGTTGGTGAAAAACGGATGA
- a CDS encoding triose-phosphate isomerase, with translation MIGVLNFKNLVDFEQQLQFLDDLSHEAVDFELYVAPTLPVASQYDNFKIVSQNLTIPTRTVGEISPSVLHHLNIDTSFIGHLERRKSLNEGLLIVRERLANALANNIRPILSVGQYSDIRLVVEELDTLLHAQPLAGRPIILAYESLASTELGKALYSIDELRDVHNNIRRYMAQNQPEVEYKFIVGGHMDEVGAPIAHALGYDGVLIGDRYHDVSAFKPVLTALNQLA, from the coding sequence ATGATTGGTGTACTAAATTTTAAGAACTTAGTCGATTTTGAGCAGCAGTTGCAGTTTTTGGATGATTTGTCACATGAAGCGGTGGATTTTGAACTGTATGTGGCGCCGACATTGCCGGTTGCCAGTCAGTATGATAATTTCAAAATTGTCAGTCAGAATTTGACTATTCCAACACGGACGGTCGGTGAAATTTCACCCAGTGTGTTGCATCATTTAAACATTGATACCAGTTTTATCGGTCATCTTGAACGGCGTAAGTCATTAAATGAAGGTTTATTGATTGTTCGTGAACGTCTCGCGAACGCGTTGGCCAATAATATTCGACCAATCTTGTCGGTTGGACAATACAGTGATATTCGTTTGGTGGTCGAGGAATTGGACACCTTATTGCATGCACAACCGTTGGCTGGTCGACCAATCATCTTGGCGTATGAGTCACTGGCTTCCACAGAACTGGGCAAGGCTTTGTATTCCATTGATGAATTACGTGATGTGCATAACAATATTCGTCGGTATATGGCTCAAAATCAGCCTGAGGTCGAGTACAAATTTATTGTGGGTGGTCATATGGATGAAGTCGGTGCGCCAATTGCCCATGCGTTAGGTTATGATGGTGTGTTGATTGGGGATCGCTATCATGACGTAAGCGCATTCAAACCTGTCTTAACGGCGTTAAATCAATTAGCATAA
- a CDS encoding FAD-dependent oxidoreductase, which translates to MKLLVIGGSDAGIMVALRARELDPSTEVTMMMADAYPNLSICGLPYALSGEVPDWQALRHRTIEEIAATGLTMVPDTTAKSIDVAQHTVTAIDANGEEQVFAYDKLVVGTGARPKAGKIANVDRDDVFELHSMATFFRLQTAIAQRHAQHVAIVGAGYIGIEMAETFVRLGIEVALYQRGPEVLSTVDPDMGYTVHELLTSHGVAVHTNVAIIDTEDLFNAGHDLVLVVTGVQPNSEILATAGAAVDDKGRVIVDDMMQTNLPDIYAAGDLIQTKHVLLGQTYLPLGTTAHKQGRIAGENALGASRHFKGIVGSQVMRLFDKVIARTGILETEASAAGFAPFANTIIVDDHKAYIPGATKLKIKIIGDRQTHRLLGAQVIGEYGSEVAKRSDLYATAIQQGMTVEEFSDYDLSYSPPIAAPWDAVQQATQAWETALRNSTL; encoded by the coding sequence TGAATTGGACCCAAGTACTGAAGTGACAATGATGATGGCCGATGCTTACCCTAATTTGTCAATTTGTGGGCTACCATATGCGTTGTCAGGTGAAGTGCCAGATTGGCAAGCACTGCGTCACCGCACGATTGAGGAAATTGCCGCCACCGGGTTGACGATGGTTCCAGATACGACCGCAAAGAGCATTGATGTGGCCCAACATACCGTGACAGCCATTGATGCTAATGGTGAGGAACAGGTGTTTGCCTATGACAAACTCGTCGTGGGGACTGGGGCACGCCCAAAGGCCGGCAAGATTGCCAATGTTGATCGGGATGATGTGTTTGAGTTGCACAGTATGGCCACTTTTTTCCGCTTGCAAACAGCGATTGCCCAACGACATGCGCAACACGTGGCTATTGTTGGTGCTGGGTATATCGGGATTGAAATGGCTGAAACCTTTGTGAGGTTGGGAATCGAAGTGGCTTTGTATCAACGCGGTCCAGAAGTTCTGTCAACCGTCGACCCTGATATGGGCTACACTGTCCATGAATTGCTGACTAGTCATGGGGTGGCGGTTCACACCAATGTTGCCATCATTGATACGGAAGATTTGTTTAATGCCGGTCATGACTTGGTTTTGGTGGTGACGGGTGTACAACCAAATTCAGAAATCTTGGCTACTGCCGGGGCGGCTGTGGATGACAAAGGGCGGGTCATTGTTGATGACATGATGCAGACTAATCTACCAGACATTTATGCGGCGGGTGATTTGATCCAAACTAAACATGTTTTATTGGGACAAACCTATTTGCCACTTGGTACGACGGCACATAAGCAGGGGCGCATTGCTGGTGAAAATGCTTTGGGTGCTAGTCGCCATTTTAAGGGTATCGTTGGTAGCCAAGTGATGCGCTTATTTGATAAGGTGATTGCCCGGACAGGGATTTTGGAAACCGAAGCAAGTGCCGCTGGCTTTGCCCCATTTGCTAATACCATCATCGTTGATGATCATAAGGCCTATATTCCTGGGGCTACAAAGTTGAAAATCAAGATTATCGGTGACCGGCAGACACATCGTCTGTTAGGGGCACAAGTGATTGGCGAATATGGTAGTGAAGTGGCTAAGCGAAGTGACCTCTATGCAACAGCCATTCAACAGGGGATGACCGTGGAAGAATTCAGTGATTATGACTTGTCATATTCACCACCAATTGCGGCACCGTGGGATGCTGTCCAACAAGCGACCCAGGCTTGGGAAACAGCCCTACGCAACAGTACACTATAA
- a CDS encoding MerR family transcriptional regulator yields the protein MQRYTMQEVSEYFQIPTSTIRFYDKQGLLPLVERNATGQRVFPPVQMDLLQLIIHLKETDMSLRDIQKYMQLVQAGDRTAKDRLAILTAHHAEVEAQIKRRQQALHHIEQKIARYSDTVNELTAGKAPLSFEQRLQNEEN from the coding sequence ATGCAACGATACACAATGCAAGAAGTCAGCGAATACTTTCAGATTCCAACATCGACGATTCGTTTTTACGATAAACAAGGCTTATTACCTTTAGTTGAACGGAATGCAACTGGGCAACGGGTATTCCCGCCAGTGCAAATGGATTTACTGCAATTGATTATCCATTTGAAAGAGACGGATATGTCTTTGCGCGATATTCAAAAATACATGCAACTGGTGCAAGCCGGTGATCGTACGGCCAAAGATCGCTTAGCCATCTTAACCGCCCATCACGCAGAAGTTGAAGCCCAAATCAAAAGACGTCAACAGGCCCTCCACCATATCGAACAAAAAATCGCACGCTACTCAGATACGGTGAATGAGCTAACCGCTGGCAAAGCACCATTATCATTCGAGCAACGCTTACAAAATGAGGAGAATTAA
- the rpiA gene encoding ribose-5-phosphate isomerase RpiA: MDNVIENKRRAGEYAATLVEDGMVIGLGTGSTVRYFVEALARRVREEGLDVLGFVTSGRTAALAEQLGIRIHQGDSIIPIDLTVDGADSVDAELNGIKGGGAALLFEKIIATNSKRNIWVVDESKLHERLWNFPVPVEVVPYGSFSLLRRFEQHGYQPTMRMASDGVPIATDAGHYIIDLHIEDHPNPQALATELKQTVGVVDHGLFLNIADAVIVGGTELRVVKKVTTIQEEVIK, from the coding sequence ATGGATAACGTTATTGAAAATAAGCGGCGAGCAGGTGAATATGCCGCGACACTCGTTGAAGATGGCATGGTGATCGGCTTAGGAACAGGGAGTACTGTCCGTTATTTTGTCGAAGCGTTGGCTCGGCGTGTGCGTGAAGAGGGATTGGATGTCCTGGGATTCGTCACTTCAGGACGAACCGCGGCGTTGGCTGAACAACTCGGGATTCGAATTCATCAAGGTGACAGTATTATTCCGATTGATTTGACCGTGGATGGGGCGGATTCAGTGGATGCCGAACTCAACGGGATCAAAGGTGGCGGGGCCGCGTTGCTCTTTGAAAAGATTATCGCGACCAATTCGAAACGCAATATTTGGGTCGTTGATGAATCAAAGTTACATGAACGCTTATGGAATTTTCCGGTGCCCGTGGAGGTCGTCCCTTATGGCAGTTTCTCCTTGCTGCGGCGCTTTGAACAGCATGGTTATCAACCAACCATGCGGATGGCCAGTGATGGTGTCCCAATTGCCACGGATGCGGGGCACTACATCATTGATTTACACATTGAAGATCATCCGAATCCACAAGCCCTGGCGACTGAATTAAAGCAAACGGTCGGGGTGGTGGATCATGGATTATTTCTAAATATTGCCGATGCCGTGATCGTCGGTGGCACAGAGTTGCGCGTAGTAAAGAAAGTTACTACGATTCAAGAGGAGGTTATCAAATGA
- a CDS encoding ROK family protein, with protein MEILGIDVGGTTIKAALVSDTGEIRQASKVTIPTIDERDAVINTIVDLVAQFPTAEKVGVSFPGVIQGKGYLRTAGALRSMFKIDLYAELTQLITKPLAILNDANAATLAEQAVGDAKDVDNYILFALGTGVGGGLVINGQLYAGKHGMAGEFGFQSMNPYHETNEMDYSLSFEGSLVFGLIRNYELATGRNVNRDAKQVFEAAEAGDAVAASVVERFYLSLAHGILNAVMMIDPELILIAGGVTNRSTFLEELLTTLDIVMSDLLRYQDIELPPIKLAKMKADAGIVGAAQYAKTTL; from the coding sequence ATGGAGATATTAGGCATAGATGTTGGTGGGACAACCATCAAGGCAGCGTTAGTTAGTGACACTGGTGAAATTAGGCAAGCTAGTAAGGTGACCATACCCACGATTGATGAGCGCGATGCCGTGATTAACACCATTGTTGATTTGGTAGCTCAGTTTCCGACTGCTGAAAAAGTAGGCGTTTCTTTTCCTGGGGTTATTCAGGGTAAGGGTTATTTGCGCACGGCTGGTGCGTTACGGTCGATGTTTAAAATTGATTTGTATGCAGAGCTGACACAACTTATTACGAAGCCCTTGGCGATCTTAAATGACGCCAATGCCGCAACGTTGGCCGAACAAGCGGTCGGCGATGCTAAGGATGTCGATAATTATATTTTATTTGCGCTAGGGACCGGTGTCGGTGGTGGCTTGGTCATTAATGGACAGCTTTATGCCGGCAAGCATGGGATGGCCGGTGAGTTTGGTTTCCAGTCAATGAATCCATATCATGAGACCAACGAAATGGATTATTCGTTATCATTTGAGGGGTCATTGGTGTTTGGCTTGATTCGTAATTATGAACTAGCAACTGGTCGCAATGTTAACCGGGATGCTAAGCAGGTCTTTGAAGCAGCTGAGGCTGGGGATGCCGTGGCCGCTAGTGTCGTGGAACGTTTTTATCTCAGCTTAGCGCATGGCATCTTGAACGCCGTGATGATGATTGATCCTGAGTTGATCCTAATTGCTGGGGGAGTGACAAACCGGAGCACATTTTTGGAAGAATTGCTCACAACATTAGACATTGTGATGAGTGATTTGTTGCGTTATCAAGATATTGAGTTACCACCGATTAAATTAGCCAAAATGAAGGCCGATGCGGGGATCGTTGGGGCGGCGCAATATGCCAAGACCACGCTTTAA
- a CDS encoding SDR family NAD(P)-dependent oxidoreductase has product MKKALITGANKGIGFEIAKQLKAAGYEIFIGARNANRGQEAATVLGGQYVPVDLNDLHNLAEIQQAVGTLDLLVNNAGIPGDMHKSGLDFSDRELRETMEVNFFGTHQLIDGLRTNLAADGVIINVTIPVTPKAYFSPLAYQTSKAAQNVLTMNYGMAFAQSGSQRRIWGFMPGAVATDLNGLAAGGFVKTPAAAAALIVATLSDGQNHNGKLVNWDGSEIAAYEVDFNQLSVQG; this is encoded by the coding sequence ATGAAGAAAGCATTGATTACAGGTGCCAATAAAGGGATTGGTTTTGAAATTGCCAAGCAGTTAAAGGCTGCCGGGTATGAAATTTTTATTGGTGCTCGGAACGCAAACCGCGGTCAAGAAGCAGCAACGGTTTTAGGTGGTCAGTATGTCCCCGTGGATTTGAATGATCTGCACAATTTAGCCGAGATTCAACAAGCGGTGGGCACGCTGGATTTGCTCGTGAACAACGCTGGTATTCCAGGTGATATGCATAAATCAGGGTTAGACTTTTCGGATCGTGAATTGCGTGAAACGATGGAAGTGAATTTCTTTGGTACGCATCAATTGATAGATGGCCTCCGGACGAATTTAGCTGCAGATGGCGTTATCATCAACGTCACAATTCCTGTCACACCGAAAGCCTACTTTAGCCCACTAGCATATCAAACAAGTAAGGCCGCCCAAAACGTACTGACGATGAATTATGGTATGGCCTTTGCGCAAAGTGGCAGTCAACGACGCATCTGGGGCTTCATGCCCGGCGCGGTCGCCACTGATTTGAATGGTCTAGCTGCCGGCGGTTTTGTGAAAACACCGGCAGCAGCGGCGGCACTGATTGTCGCCACGCTATCAGATGGACAAAATCATAACGGTAAGCTGGTTAATTGGGATGGCAGCGAAATTGCCGCCTATGAAGTAGATTTCAACCAACTATCAGTTCAGGGTTAA
- a CDS encoding amino acid ABC transporter permease: protein MEYVMTILPSMLSGLKMTAGVFILTIIGALPLGVIVSMALRSEIYLLRWLTNGYIWIMRGTPLLLQIVFVYYGLSLAHIATFPRFEAAIFTFILNYAAYFAEIFRGGLQSVPQGQYDGAKVLGLSQFQTMRKIVLPQVVKIVMPSVGNEVVNLVKDTSLVYVIGLADLMRAGNIAASRDVTLVPYLMVGVLYLVLTIFATVIMRRVETNLNYYK from the coding sequence ATGGAATATGTGATGACCATTTTACCCAGCATGTTATCAGGATTAAAGATGACGGCGGGGGTATTTATCTTAACAATTATTGGGGCTTTGCCTTTGGGCGTGATCGTTTCGATGGCGTTACGTTCTGAAATTTATTTACTACGTTGGTTAACGAATGGCTACATTTGGATCATGCGTGGGACACCATTATTACTACAAATCGTGTTTGTCTACTATGGTTTGAGCCTGGCCCATATCGCAACCTTCCCACGTTTTGAAGCTGCTATTTTTACATTTATTCTCAATTATGCTGCTTACTTTGCGGAAATTTTCCGTGGTGGATTGCAGAGCGTCCCTCAAGGTCAATACGATGGTGCTAAGGTGCTAGGGTTATCACAGTTCCAGACGATGCGAAAGATTGTTTTGCCACAAGTCGTCAAGATCGTCATGCCTTCCGTGGGTAATGAAGTCGTGAATTTGGTAAAGGATACATCACTGGTATATGTTATTGGGTTGGCAGACTTGATGCGTGCCGGTAATATTGCAGCCTCCCGAGATGTGACCTTAGTACCATATCTGATGGTTGGGGTGCTCTACCTCGTACTGACAATATTTGCCACAGTGATCATGCGTCGCGTTGAAACAAACTTGAACTATTACAAGTAA
- a CDS encoding amino acid ABC transporter ATP-binding protein has protein sequence MLEINALTKAYDARVIFEDVNLTVANGEVLTIVGPSGIGKTTFLRIIAGLLPADAGAITLDGSNLDITGNRTGADGAKVGVIFQDFNLFPQYTVRENITLAPINVAKLDKQVALAEADQLIADLGLTTQADLYPYQLSGGQKQRVAIARALAMKPGILAYDEPTSGLDAESTARVIEVINQLKQQGVTQLVVTHDLPFAEAVSDRKFDFATDVKRG, from the coding sequence ATGTTAGAAATTAATGCTTTAACAAAAGCCTATGATGCGCGTGTGATTTTTGAAGATGTGAATTTGACCGTTGCCAATGGTGAAGTCCTAACGATTGTCGGGCCTTCAGGTATCGGTAAAACGACTTTTCTACGGATCATTGCTGGTTTATTGCCAGCTGATGCGGGGGCCATCACTTTAGATGGCTCAAACTTAGATATCACGGGCAACCGCACGGGTGCTGATGGTGCCAAGGTTGGTGTCATCTTCCAGGATTTCAATTTATTTCCACAATACACGGTGCGCGAGAATATCACTTTGGCACCCATCAATGTGGCCAAGTTGGACAAGCAGGTGGCCTTGGCCGAAGCCGATCAATTGATTGCTGATCTGGGTCTGACAACCCAAGCTGATTTATATCCATACCAATTGTCAGGTGGTCAAAAACAACGCGTGGCGATTGCCCGTGCTTTGGCGATGAAGCCTGGTATTTTGGCCTACGATGAGCCTACATCAGGTTTAGATGCAGAATCGACAGCGCGCGTGATTGAAGTAATTAATCAATTAAAGCAACAAGGCGTGACCCAACTGGTCGTAACGCACGATTTGCCATTCGCAGAAGCTGTTTCAGATCGCAAGTTTGATTTTGCGACCGATGTAAAGCGGGGTTAG
- a CDS encoding DNA adenine methylase: MAKYVPEKFGTYFEPFIGGGAFFLALHPAKAVINDFNPELVNAWKIVKEFPEELLSKLSEHASKNTKEYYLDIRLTDRDGRLENMTEIERAARFIYMLKTGFNGLWRMNKKGQNNVPYGSYKNPNIADTQTIRQVSTFLNSIQLEMRSGDFSKAVAGVSTGDFVYFDPPYIPLTETSSFTSYSAEFGYAEQLRLRDLVKTLHQSGVYVMLSNSDVPQIYELYGDIPGIHIHQVTAQRSVGAKANSRGKVGEVIVTNVG, translated from the coding sequence TTGGCGAAATACGTTCCAGAGAAATTTGGAACGTATTTTGAGCCATTTATCGGGGGAGGTGCCTTTTTTCTTGCATTACATCCAGCTAAAGCAGTTATCAATGATTTTAATCCTGAATTGGTTAACGCCTGGAAAATAGTGAAAGAATTTCCTGAAGAATTGTTAAGCAAGTTGTCGGAACATGCTAGCAAAAATACAAAAGAATACTATCTAGATATTCGGCTTACAGACCGAGATGGTCGTCTTGAGAATATGACGGAAATTGAAAGAGCAGCGCGGTTTATCTACATGCTGAAAACTGGGTTTAATGGGCTTTGGCGGATGAATAAGAAGGGGCAAAATAATGTCCCTTATGGCAGTTATAAGAATCCTAACATTGCTGATACTCAAACGATTCGACAGGTATCAACTTTTTTGAATTCTATTCAACTTGAGATGCGATCTGGCGATTTTTCTAAGGCTGTGGCGGGAGTGAGTACAGGTGATTTTGTATATTTTGATCCACCATATATTCCATTAACTGAAACAAGTAGTTTTACCAGCTATTCGGCCGAGTTCGGCTATGCAGAACAACTTCGACTACGTGATTTAGTCAAAACATTGCATCAATCAGGTGTTTACGTGATGTTATCGAATTCGGATGTACCGCAAATTTATGAATTGTATGGAGATATTCCAGGAATTCATATTCATCAGGTGACCGCTCAAAGAAGTGTAGGCGCAAAAGCGAATTCACGCGGTAAGGTTGGTGAAGTGATTGTGACAAACGTGGGGTAG